The proteins below are encoded in one region of Silene latifolia isolate original U9 population chromosome 2, ASM4854445v1, whole genome shotgun sequence:
- the LOC141643943 gene encoding uncharacterized protein LOC141643943 — MAAITPFQTLALQSNHVPQQWRQSSLPPLSSPINRHYHSSCNSLTVRRQRTLLTTNATRTPSSNNPNRNPQQFNDENEGEFDLVKKVAQIALWSMEGVYIFWLFLLPYAPGDPVWAISSETINSLLGLSLNFFFVLPLMNAVGIHVLEAPVLHPMSEGLFNFVIGWTLMFAPLLFTDLKNDRYKGSLDVLWGFQMFLTNTFLIPYMAIRLNKSNGNDYPRKLSQLGTVMTRGAYIVGLTGGLVCLISILWGLYGRGEGDFASVSQRWEFLLSYLGSERLAYAFIWDIVLYTIFQPWLIGDNLVNVEESKVPAVNYLRFVPVFGSVAYLIFLKRDEELYTVDEQA, encoded by the exons ATGGCGGCAATTACTCCATTTCAAACCCTAGCTCTTCAATCTAATCACGTGCCGCAACAATGGCGGCAATCATCTCTTCCTCCGTTATCTTCTCCTATCAACCGCCATTACCATTCTTCCTGCAATTCGCTCACAGTTCGCCGCCAACGAACTCTCCTCACTACCAATGCCACTCGAACTCCTTCGTCGAATAATCCGAACCGTAATCCTCAACAATTTAATGATGAGAACGAAGGCGAATTTGATCTTGTTAAAAAAGTGGCGCAAATTGCGTTGTGGAGTATGGAAGGCGTATATATTTTCTggcttttcctccttccttacgCTCCG GGTGATCCTGTGTGGGCTATCAGTTCGGAAACTATCAACTCTCTACTGGGACTTTCCCTGAATTTCTTCTTTGTTTTGCCGTTGATGAATGCTG TTGGTATCCATGTACTAGAAGCTCCAGTTCTTCATCCA ATGTCTGAAGGTCTTTTCAACTTCGTTATTGGATGGACCCTCATGTTTGCGCCTCTGCTGTTCACTGATCTGAAGAATGACAGATACAAGGGCTCTCTGGATGTCTTGTGGGGCTTTCAAATGTTTCTTACGAACA CATTCTTGATACCCTACATGGCAATCAGACTTAACAAATCTAATGGGAATGACTATCCGAGAAAGCTTTCTCAACTTGGGACTGTGATGACCCGAGGTGCGTATATAGTTGGTTTGACTGGTGGCCTCGTGTGTCTTATATCGATATTATGGGGATTATACGGAAGAGGGGAAGGTGATTTCGCGAGTGTAAGTCAGAGATGGGAGTTCTTGTTGAGTTATCTTGGATCTGAGAGATTGGCTTATGCTTTTATCTGGGATATTGTTCTTTACACCATCTTCCAACCCTGGCTAATCGGTGATAATTTAGTAAATGTCGAGGAAAGTAAAGTCCCTGCTGTGAACTACCTTAGGTTCGTACCAGTTTTTGGCTCGGTTGCTTATCTTATTTTTCTTAAAAGAGATGAAGAGTTGTACACGGTGGATGAACAAGCCTAA